In Candidatus Roseilinea sp., one DNA window encodes the following:
- a CDS encoding ABC transporter ATP-binding protein translates to MYSDYAVRLDHVSRHFGEVRAVDDVTFDIADGEFFTMLGPSGSGKTTCLRLIAGFDQPTAGRVFLHGQDVTSKPPYERDVNTVFQDYALFPHMNVADNIAYGLMIRKVPKPERMQRVREMLDLVQLSGFEQRKPSQLSGGQRQRVALARALINHPRVLLLDEPLGALDLKLRQQMQVELKAIQKKVGITFVFVTHDQEEALTMSDRIAVFNQGKVEQIGTPEEMYEKPATAFVAGFLGMSNLLSGDHARALTGLAGTVSIRPEKIRIVAADERVAEGMQSACGVVRDVVYLGTHTRYLVELDSGGDLVVIEQNLDSHTLPRGARVTLAWHPEHLRRLA, encoded by the coding sequence ATGTATTCCGACTACGCCGTACGTCTCGATCACGTTTCGCGCCATTTCGGCGAGGTTCGCGCTGTGGACGACGTGACCTTCGACATTGCCGACGGCGAGTTCTTCACCATGCTCGGGCCAAGCGGCAGCGGCAAGACCACCTGTTTGCGCCTGATCGCCGGCTTCGACCAACCCACGGCCGGCCGCGTCTTCCTACACGGTCAAGACGTGACTAGCAAGCCACCCTACGAGCGCGATGTCAACACCGTCTTCCAGGACTACGCGCTCTTTCCGCACATGAACGTGGCCGACAACATCGCCTACGGCCTGATGATCCGCAAAGTGCCCAAGCCCGAACGGATGCAGCGCGTGCGCGAGATGCTCGACCTGGTTCAGCTCAGCGGATTCGAACAGCGCAAGCCGTCGCAGCTCTCCGGCGGCCAGCGCCAGCGTGTCGCGTTAGCCCGTGCGCTCATCAACCATCCACGCGTGCTGCTGCTCGACGAGCCACTCGGTGCGCTCGACCTCAAGCTGCGTCAGCAGATGCAGGTCGAGTTGAAGGCGATTCAAAAGAAGGTGGGCATCACCTTTGTCTTCGTCACGCATGATCAGGAAGAGGCGTTGACGATGAGCGACCGTATCGCTGTGTTCAATCAAGGCAAGGTGGAGCAGATCGGCACCCCCGAAGAGATGTACGAGAAGCCGGCCACGGCATTCGTGGCCGGCTTCCTGGGCATGTCGAACTTGCTGAGCGGCGATCACGCGCGCGCCCTTACCGGCTTGGCAGGCACGGTTTCGATCCGGCCTGAGAAGATTCGCATCGTCGCCGCGGATGAGCGCGTCGCCGAAGGCATGCAATCGGCATGCGGCGTCGTGCGCGATGTCGTGTATCTGGGCACACACACGCGCTACCTGGTCGAGTTGGACAGCGGCGGCGACCTGGTGGTGATCGAGCAGAACCTCGATTCGCATACCTTGCCGCGCGGAGCGCGCGTGACGCTGGCATGGCATCCGGAACACCTGCGACGGTTGGCTTAG